GACCATGCTTGACAATAGCCTGGCGGGCATACTCTGAACATGTGGGAGTGAAACGGCATGACGCAGGAGTAAAAGGAGTGATGAAGTGTTGATAGAACAGTATGGGTAGTAGCAACAACCACTTCAGGGGCAGACAAATATAATACCAAAGGGAGCGCAAGGTGAGAGATGACGGAAAAGGGTTATTCGCTTATTTTCTTTGATATACGGTTCAGTGCTGACTTCATGCGTGAAGCAATCAGATGCGTGGGTTGCAGAGTGTCGGAGACCCATACCACGGCAACAACCACTTGTTTGTCAGTGGGAACCATGTCGGAGAGGATGTGGCGGTTGAGCCTATAGGCCTCGCGAAGCTGACGCTTGGTGCGGTTACGGTCAACAGCATGGTGCAGACGGCGCTTGGGTACGCTGAAAAGTACTTGAACGGCCGGATGGGCAGCCTCTGTCGTCTGTTTGGCATCCTCGGCAGAGACCGTTGTTTCTTTCTGGCGAACCATAAAAACCACTCGCAGCGGGAAAATCACCATTGAGTGAGATTCTCCGCTGCCGAATATTTCGTTTTCCAGCTTGGTGCTGGTGATACGTTCGTTTTTATGGAAATGATAGTCTGCCATCAATCTTCTTGTATAGCGAGGAAGTGCTGCAGGGCACTGGTCATGGAAGGATACTTCTCGCTTGGCGCTTCAAGGTCGAGACGCAGTCCTGCATCATGAACAGCCTTCGCTGTAGAAGGACCAAAGGTGCCGATGGCTATCTTGCCCTGATTGAAGTTGGGGAAGTTCTTTGTGAGCGACTCGATACCTGAGGGTGAGAAGAAGATGAGCATGTCGTAGTCGAACGAGTCAATCTCTTCCTGTGTGAAGTCGTTGCTGACGGTCTTGTACATCACGCACTCCTTGTGGTTGAGTTTCTTTGAGTCAAGAAGATTGGTGAGTGTGTCATTGTGAACATCGCTCATGGGCACGAGGTATTTCTCGGTCTTGTGCTTCACCATTGTGGGAATCAGGTCGTCAACCTTGCCAGTGCTGCCGAAGAACACCTTGCGCTTGCGATACTGTACGTATTTCTGGATATAGAGGGCAATGGTCTCGGTCACACAGAAGTATTTCATGTCTTCTGGAATGTTGATACGAAGCTCTTTTGCCAATGTGAAATAATGATCAATGGCGTGGCGTGAAGTGAAGACTACTGCTGTGTAGTCGAGTATGTTCACC
This region of Prevotella sp. E13-27 genomic DNA includes:
- the yidD gene encoding membrane protein insertion efficiency factor YidD, coding for MRSLWYYICLPLKWLLLLPILFYQHFITPFTPASCRFTPTCSEYARQAIVKHGPFKGLALAIWRILRCNPWGGSGYDPVP
- a CDS encoding ribonuclease P protein component, translated to MADYHFHKNERITSTKLENEIFGSGESHSMVIFPLRVVFMVRQKETTVSAEDAKQTTEAAHPAVQVLFSVPKRRLHHAVDRNRTKRQLREAYRLNRHILSDMVPTDKQVVVAVVWVSDTLQPTHLIASRMKSALNRISKKISE
- a CDS encoding uroporphyrinogen-III synthase yields the protein MIKKILVSQPKPTSEKSPYYDIAEKFNVELVFRPFIKVEGISSRDFRAQKVNILDYTAVVFTSRHAIDHYFTLAKELRINIPEDMKYFCVTETIALYIQKYVQYRKRKVFFGSTGKVDDLIPTMVKHKTEKYLVPMSDVHNDTLTNLLDSKKLNHKECVMYKTVSNDFTQEEIDSFDYDMLIFFSPSGIESLTKNFPNFNQGKIAIGTFGPSTAKAVHDAGLRLDLEAPSEKYPSMTSALQHFLAIQED